The Rhodothermus marinus DSM 4252 DNA segment TTGCGTTCCATGATCTCGACGGCCACCTGCGCCATCCCTTCGACGGCCAGTTTGAAGACCGAGCGCCCTTCCTGATGGAGGTAGTGCATTTTGCGATCGACCGTCTCGTGCGTGGGCGGGTTCAGGCTTCCGCCGCCCAGCATGCAGAGCAGCTCCCAGTTGTTGCCGTCACAGTGCTCCACCGAGTCGATCACCCCGCACTCCGGATCCGGCTCCAGCAACACGGCCGCCGCCGCATCGCCGAACAGAATACAGTTCTTTCGATCTGTATAGTCGGTGATCGTGCTCATCTTGTCGGCGCCGATCACCAGCACCCGCTCGTGCTTGCCGCTTTCGATGAAGCGGGCGGCCGTCGAGAGCGCAAACAGAAAACCGCTGCAGGCAGCCGAGAGATCGAAGCCCCAGGCGTTGCGGGCTCCCAGATTCGCCTGCACCAGACAGGCCGTAGCCGGGAAGAACATGTCGGGCGTGACCGTGGCCACGATGATCAACTCGACGTCTTCGGGATCCATGCCGCGCTTCTGGAGGCACTCCCGGGCCGCCTCGGTGGCCATGTACGAGGTGGCCTTGTTCGGATCCCGGAGAATGCGGCGCTCCCGAATCCCGGTGCGCGTACGGATCCACTCGTCGCTCGTATCGACCATCTTTTCCAGATCGGCATTCGTCAGCCGATCTTCGGGTAGAAAATGGCCGACCGAAGTAATGGCTGCGTAGGGCATGGCGTTATGGTGATGGAAACCTGGATTCAGGCGGGATGAAAGGCAGCGGCAATAGAGCGCACCACGTCCTGCTCGACCAGCTCGGCCGCGGCCTGGATCATGCGGGCGATGGCACGGGCCGAAGAGCTGCCGTGTCCGATCACGACGGCCCCGTTGACGCCCAGCAGCGGCGCCCCGCCGTATTCTTCGTAGTCGAAGCGGCGCAACACGCCGCGGAGCAACCCCAGCACCTGTCGCTGCTGCGCGGCGTCGAGCCCCTGCGCCTGCATCTCCTGGCGGAGCATCTCGACGAAGGCCGTCACCATGCTCTCGCCCAGCTTGAGCATCACGTTACCCACGAAGCCGTCGCACACGACCACGTCGGCCGCGTGGTGCATCAGATCCCGGCCCTCGACGTTGCCGCGGAAGTTCAGGTCCGTGGCGGCCTGCAATAGCTCGTAGGCCGCCTTCGTGAGCGCATTGCCCTTGCCCGGCTCCTCGCCGACGTTCAGCAGGCCCACGACCGGACGTTCGACATGCCAGACGCGCTCGACGAAGATCGATCCCATCCGGGCGAACTGAAGCAGGTGCTCGGGCTTGCAATCCACGTTCGTGCCAATGTCGAGCACCAGGCAACGGCCCTTCGTCGTGGGGAAAAAGCCGACCACCGAAGGGCGGGACACCTCGGGCAGGCGCCCCAGAATGAACAGGGCCGCGGCCATGATGGCCCCGGTGTTTCCGGCACTGGCGAACGCGTCGGCCTCGCCCCGGGCGACGGCCTGCAGTCCCAGATGGATCGACGAGCGCAGCTTGGTCTTGACGGCCACGGCGGGCGACTCGGCCATGCCGATCACGTCCGGCGCATCGACGAGCCGAAGGCCTTCACGCCTCAGCGCCTGATGGGCCGCCAGCTCGGCCTCCACCACCGAGCGGGGACCGTAGAGCTGGATCTCCAGACGCCCGGGGGCCGCCTCGAGCGCCTGTAACGCACCCTCGACGACGACCGCCGGTGCGGCGTCGCCTCCCATGGCATCGACGGCAACACGCAGGGCCATGTGTGCAATCTGCGGGCTTGGTCAGGACAGTGCTGGAAGTCTACGCTTCGGCCGAGGAAAAAACAAGGGCCGCCCGCAACCATTCGGACGGCCTTCGGCATCAGGCAAACTCTTCCACATCGACCACCTTGCGCCCGCGGTAGTAGCCGCACGAGGGGCAGGCATGGTGCCGCAGCTTCATGTTGCCACAGTTGGGGCATTCCATCAACGGCAGCGGCTTCTCCACCAGCCGCCGGTAGTAAACGGCCCGACGCTTCCGGGTGCGCGACTTCGAGTGTCTCCGTTTCGGGTTGGCCATGGCTGTATGCGAATGGTTTATGTTGTCAGAGATTTCGAAGCTTTTTCAGTGCTTCCCAGCGCGGATCGATCGGGGGCTCCTCGGGCTCCGGCTCCTCCGGCGCGCCAAATTGCGTCGGAATCGGGATCGACTCGGCGCCCGGCTTCACCTTGCGCATGGGGATCGCCAGCAGCAACGTATCCCGCACCACATCCGTCAGATCCACAAACCGATCCGCCGCATGCAGCTCCCGAATCTCTTCCACGTCATCCCGTCTTACGGCCACCCCCGGAGGCGCGTAGAACAGCGAGTAGGTCCCCTCAATGGGCTGCTTGAACAGCTCCAGCGTGCGGTCGCACTCCAGCGTCGCCGTGGCGCCGGCCCAGAGCTGCACCAGCAGCCGCCCGTTTTCATAGGTAAGCGCCAGCTCCACGCGGATGTCCTCGAACACGCCGGGGTCCAGGTCCAGCGCCTCCGCCGAGGGCGTCAGCGCCATTCGCTGAAACCCCTCACGCAGGGCGGCCAGCTCAATCCGCACCATGATCCGTTCCGCTCCGGTTCATTCCGATAAACAGCCGCAAATCAACGAGACGAGCCCGTGTGAGTTCCGCTTCAGCGCAGCAACCAGGCCCACAGCGCATAGAGCCCCGAGCCCAGCAACAACAGGATCATCAGCCAGGCAACCGCCCGGTGCACCGGCGAAGCGGCCGGAAACTCGTAGCCGCAGTAGGGACAGACCTCGGCTTCCTCTTCGACCGGCAGCGCACAGGAAGGACACTCCCGCATCGGCACGTTCGTTCGGTTTCAGCCAATCTTCTTCTCCAGGGGTC contains these protein-coding regions:
- a CDS encoding beta-ketoacyl-ACP synthase III; its protein translation is MPYAAITSVGHFLPEDRLTNADLEKMVDTSDEWIRTRTGIRERRILRDPNKATSYMATEAARECLQKRGMDPEDVELIIVATVTPDMFFPATACLVQANLGARNAWGFDLSAACSGFLFALSTAARFIESGKHERVLVIGADKMSTITDYTDRKNCILFGDAAAAVLLEPDPECGVIDSVEHCDGNNWELLCMLGGGSLNPPTHETVDRKMHYLHQEGRSVFKLAVEGMAQVAVEIMERNNLTADDVRYLVPHQANLRIIDATARRMGLSPDKVMVNIDRYGNTTAATIPLCLYDWERQLRRGDNLILAAFGGGFTWGAIYLKWAYDGDKVAAAAEATAEASTTNP
- the plsX gene encoding phosphate acyltransferase PlsX, encoding MALRVAVDAMGGDAAPAVVVEGALQALEAAPGRLEIQLYGPRSVVEAELAAHQALRREGLRLVDAPDVIGMAESPAVAVKTKLRSSIHLGLQAVARGEADAFASAGNTGAIMAAALFILGRLPEVSRPSVVGFFPTTKGRCLVLDIGTNVDCKPEHLLQFARMGSIFVERVWHVERPVVGLLNVGEEPGKGNALTKAAYELLQAATDLNFRGNVEGRDLMHHAADVVVCDGFVGNVMLKLGESMVTAFVEMLRQEMQAQGLDAAQQRQVLGLLRGVLRRFDYEEYGGAPLLGVNGAVVIGHGSSSARAIARMIQAAAELVEQDVVRSIAAAFHPA
- the rpmF gene encoding 50S ribosomal protein L32 is translated as MANPKRRHSKSRTRKRRAVYYRRLVEKPLPLMECPNCGNMKLRHHACPSCGYYRGRKVVDVEEFA
- a CDS encoding YceD family protein — encoded protein: MVRIELAALREGFQRMALTPSAEALDLDPGVFEDIRVELALTYENGRLLVQLWAGATATLECDRTLELFKQPIEGTYSLFYAPPGVAVRRDDVEEIRELHAADRFVDLTDVVRDTLLLAIPMRKVKPGAESIPIPTQFGAPEEPEPEEPPIDPRWEALKKLRNL
- a CDS encoding zinc ribbon domain-containing protein: MRECPSCALPVEEEAEVCPYCGYEFPAASPVHRAVAWLMILLLLGSGLYALWAWLLR